A single Desulfurispora thermophila DSM 16022 DNA region contains:
- a CDS encoding helix-turn-helix domain-containing protein — protein MAKQCKQLDWSTLPAFFGPRELARLLGIGEAAAYTMARQPGFPVLKVGRQYRISREGLQRWLEQQLG, from the coding sequence CAATGCAAGCAGTTAGACTGGAGCACCTTGCCGGCATTTTTCGGCCCTCGAGAACTGGCCCGCCTGCTGGGCATTGGCGAGGCAGCGGCATATACTATGGCCCGCCAGCCGGGCTTCCCTGTGCTCAAGGTGGGGCGCCAGTACCGCATTAGCCGGGAGGGCTTACAACGGTGGCTTGAGCAGCAACTTGGATAA
- a CDS encoding AAA family ATPase: MATYDYKDANGQLLFQVVRYWPKTFRQRRPDPAANDGWCWSVKGIKQVPYKLPELLAALERGQTVFVVEGEKDADALARLDLMATCNAGGAGKWTQSHSQHFPAKARVVILPDNDNPGRKHAQLVASQLTTRGCQVKVIELPGLPEKGDVSDWLAAGGTKEQLLELVDNTAEWRLETKASSIIVRLADVEPVQVKWLWEPYIPLGKLTLLEGDPEAGKTWLALAIATAISNGRGLPGQDGRPGLAFEPGNVLYLTAEDGLADTLRPRLDILGADVKRVFSLSTGENGEFVTLADIETLDAVATQIKPKLIVIDPLQAYLGSNVDMHRANEVRPVLAKLAALAEKHLCAVLCIRHLSKAPTGRAIYRGMGSIDFTAAARSVLLAGVDPQNPHKRAVVQIKSSLASKGIALGYSLSPPFSWTGESELTKSDLLASEHEPEEKSALEEAESWLMLALESGPVSTKEIKKMAREAGISEATLRRAKEKLGVKAEAVYKMETSGRKKITTWNWYLPGSEPSPASEPEPPGDDIDTLPF, translated from the coding sequence GTGGCCACTTATGACTACAAGGATGCAAATGGCCAGTTGCTGTTTCAAGTGGTCCGCTACTGGCCCAAGACTTTCCGTCAGCGCCGGCCTGACCCGGCGGCAAACGACGGCTGGTGCTGGAGCGTAAAGGGCATAAAGCAAGTGCCATACAAGCTGCCCGAGCTTTTGGCCGCCCTGGAGCGGGGCCAGACTGTGTTTGTGGTGGAGGGTGAGAAAGACGCAGATGCCCTGGCCCGCCTGGACCTGATGGCCACTTGCAATGCCGGGGGAGCGGGGAAATGGACCCAGTCACATTCCCAACACTTCCCCGCAAAGGCCAGGGTAGTAATTTTACCAGACAATGACAACCCGGGCCGCAAACACGCCCAACTGGTAGCCAGCCAGCTAACTACCCGCGGCTGCCAGGTTAAGGTGATTGAACTGCCCGGTTTACCGGAAAAGGGTGACGTATCAGACTGGCTGGCAGCGGGTGGGACAAAGGAGCAACTGCTGGAGCTGGTAGACAACACGGCAGAATGGCGGCTGGAAACCAAAGCAAGCTCCATCATTGTCCGCCTGGCTGATGTTGAGCCAGTGCAGGTGAAATGGCTGTGGGAACCATATATTCCCCTTGGAAAGCTGACTCTTTTAGAGGGGGACCCGGAAGCTGGCAAAACATGGCTAGCTTTGGCGATAGCAACTGCTATATCAAATGGGCGCGGTCTACCAGGACAGGACGGAAGACCAGGGCTAGCATTTGAGCCAGGGAATGTGCTATACCTTACCGCAGAAGATGGCCTGGCGGATACCTTGCGACCTAGGCTGGACATCCTGGGTGCTGACGTCAAAAGAGTTTTTAGCCTGAGTACAGGGGAAAACGGAGAATTTGTTACTCTTGCGGATATTGAAACACTGGACGCTGTGGCAACACAAATAAAACCCAAGCTGATTGTAATTGACCCGCTCCAAGCTTACCTGGGCAGTAATGTGGACATGCACCGGGCGAACGAAGTGCGACCAGTGTTAGCTAAGCTGGCAGCGCTGGCGGAAAAGCATTTATGCGCTGTGCTTTGCATCAGGCACCTGTCAAAAGCACCGACTGGGCGGGCTATTTATCGCGGCATGGGTAGCATTGACTTTACAGCAGCAGCCCGGTCGGTGCTGCTCGCTGGGGTTGACCCACAAAACCCGCACAAGCGGGCGGTGGTACAGATTAAGAGTAGCCTGGCCAGTAAGGGAATAGCCCTGGGTTATTCACTCTCACCACCTTTCAGCTGGACGGGGGAGTCAGAGCTAACCAAAAGCGACTTGTTGGCCAGTGAACATGAGCCGGAAGAAAAATCAGCTTTAGAAGAAGCAGAAAGCTGGCTTATGCTGGCCCTGGAATCAGGCCCGGTCAGCACAAAAGAAATCAAAAAAATGGCCCGGGAGGCGGGAATATCAGAAGCGACTTTAAGACGGGCAAAGGAAAAACTTGGTGTTAAAGCTGAAGCAGTTTACAAGATGGAAACGTCCGGGCGCAAGAAAATTACTACCTGGAACTGGTACCTGCCGGGGAGTGAACCATCCCCTGCTAGTGAACCGGAACCACCGGGCGACGATATAGACACATTGCCCTTTTGA
- a CDS encoding DEAD/DEAH box helicase, whose protein sequence is MFNLRPYQQECLDVIMGWWQKGITRQLVSLPTGAGKTIIFASLARRLNTRTIILAHREELINQARDKLRLVWPEADVGIVAAELNEHDRQVVLASVQTASREKRLAQLAGTGFQLMIIDECHRAITGSYQRVIEALGFMNNEPERLLVGVTATAFRTDREALGKVFQEVVYERTIAQMVREGYLVPLKGIQVKTRLNLAGIHTVAGDYQESQLAAVVNTSEANRLIVEAYQQYAANRKAIAFTVNVQHAQTLAQTFLAAGIPTAPVYGAMPTNERWHTLKHFADGQLKVLTNCQLLTEGFDEPSVSALIMARPTKSKGLYIQMVGRGTRLFPGKQDCLVLELAGNDHDVCSLATLAGKQERNSGGGPAVDSQGTRRETDCPALPTTGELVTQEYDLLGSSRFAWVVLDGGLFKLPLDGGQAIWMRPVAGGYMVEFYSGREFAQRLNGQPLPLEYAQGIAEDWARANITLQFADKKSPWRKQPASYKQLTLLGRMGIRIWPGMTAGEASDLINREMARKEAWAISPATEKQIRALQRYGFHVGPGLTKGEAARLFKQARGS, encoded by the coding sequence ATGTTTAACCTGCGACCCTACCAGCAAGAATGCCTGGATGTAATTATGGGGTGGTGGCAAAAAGGCATAACCCGTCAGTTGGTCAGTCTTCCTACCGGTGCCGGCAAAACGATTATCTTTGCCAGCCTGGCCCGCCGGTTAAACACTCGAACCATAATCCTGGCCCACCGGGAGGAGCTGATCAATCAGGCCAGGGATAAGCTGCGCCTGGTCTGGCCGGAAGCAGATGTGGGCATTGTGGCTGCAGAGCTCAACGAGCATGACAGGCAGGTAGTGTTGGCCAGCGTGCAAACCGCCAGCCGGGAAAAACGCCTGGCCCAGCTGGCTGGCACGGGCTTTCAGCTCATGATAATAGATGAATGTCACCGGGCTATTACCGGGAGCTATCAACGGGTAATTGAAGCCTTGGGCTTTATGAATAACGAACCGGAGCGCCTTCTGGTGGGTGTAACCGCTACCGCTTTCCGAACCGACCGCGAAGCCCTGGGCAAGGTGTTTCAGGAAGTGGTCTATGAGCGCACCATAGCCCAGATGGTCCGGGAGGGCTACCTGGTCCCCCTCAAGGGCATACAGGTAAAGACCCGCCTCAACCTGGCCGGTATCCACACAGTGGCCGGCGACTACCAGGAAAGCCAGCTGGCCGCCGTGGTAAACACCAGTGAGGCAAACCGGCTTATAGTGGAGGCTTACCAGCAGTACGCAGCGAACCGTAAGGCCATTGCCTTTACCGTCAATGTTCAGCACGCCCAAACCCTGGCCCAGACTTTCCTGGCCGCCGGTATTCCCACTGCCCCGGTGTATGGAGCAATGCCAACCAACGAACGCTGGCACACACTGAAGCATTTTGCTGACGGACAGCTTAAAGTATTAACCAACTGTCAGCTGCTAACGGAAGGCTTTGATGAGCCATCCGTAAGCGCCTTAATCATGGCCCGCCCCACCAAAAGCAAAGGGCTTTATATCCAGATGGTTGGGCGCGGGACAAGGCTTTTCCCGGGTAAGCAGGATTGCCTGGTCCTGGAGCTGGCCGGTAATGACCACGACGTTTGCAGTCTGGCCACCCTGGCCGGCAAGCAGGAACGTAACAGTGGCGGCGGGCCTGCTGTAGACTCCCAGGGCACAAGAAGGGAAACTGACTGTCCAGCATTACCCACCACTGGCGAACTGGTAACGCAGGAATATGACCTGCTGGGCAGTAGCCGTTTTGCCTGGGTGGTCCTGGATGGCGGCTTGTTTAAGCTGCCCCTGGATGGCGGTCAGGCCATATGGATGCGACCGGTAGCGGGTGGATATATGGTGGAGTTTTATTCAGGTCGGGAGTTTGCCCAGCGGCTGAATGGCCAACCTTTGCCGCTGGAATATGCCCAGGGTATTGCCGAAGACTGGGCGCGGGCCAACATTACCCTGCAGTTTGCTGACAAAAAATCCCCCTGGCGCAAGCAGCCGGCCAGTTACAAGCAGCTAACTCTTTTAGGACGCATGGGTATAAGAATATGGCCCGGTATGACCGCAGGAGAAGCCAGCGATCTGATTAACCGTGAAATGGCACGCAAAGAAGCCTGGGCAATAAGCCCAGCAACTGAAAAACAAATCAGGGCCTTACAAAGATACGGTTTTCATGTTGGCCCTGGTCTAACTAAAGGTGAGGCCGCCCGGTTGTTCAAGCAGGCCAGGGGAAGCTAG
- a CDS encoding type II toxin-antitoxin system HicA family toxin: protein MTRLPRVTGKEILRALQRAGFEVVRVSGSHHHLSRPGSPLVTVPVHAGEVLSPIVVKSILNQAGLTVEELIDLL from the coding sequence ATGACACGGCTACCCCGAGTGACAGGAAAGGAAATTTTAAGAGCCTTGCAACGGGCAGGGTTTGAAGTGGTGAGAGTATCCGGTAGTCATCACCACCTGTCCAGGCCTGGAAGCCCGCTCGTTACGGTGCCGGTACATGCAGGCGAAGTGCTTAGCCCCATTGTTGTTAAATCCATCCTCAACCAGGCCGGGCTGACCGTAGAAGAATTGATAGACCTGCTCTAA
- a CDS encoding type II toxin-antitoxin system HicB family antitoxin produces MQRRFKVILEWCPDEKVFVVTVPALPGCITQGKNREEALERIQEAITGYLEAAKAIGQPIPNSDVEFAEVQVSVV; encoded by the coding sequence ATGCAGCGCAGGTTTAAAGTAATCCTGGAGTGGTGCCCGGATGAAAAGGTGTTTGTCGTCACTGTGCCGGCACTACCCGGCTGTATCACTCAGGGCAAAAACAGAGAAGAAGCTCTGGAGCGTATCCAGGAAGCTATAACCGGCTACCTTGAGGCAGCTAAGGCAATAGGCCAGCCGATTCCTAACAGCGATGTGGAATTTGCGGAAGTGCAGGTAAGTGTGGTATGA
- a CDS encoding helix-turn-helix domain-containing protein gives MPFTYNPLWKKLIDEGMTKEQLRLALDLSPSTIAKMGRGGYVSLEVIERICRYFNCQPNDIIMYIPAAREENQNAAQV, from the coding sequence ATGCCGTTTACATATAACCCATTATGGAAAAAGCTAATTGATGAAGGCATGACCAAAGAACAATTACGGCTAGCTCTGGATTTATCACCTTCAACTATTGCTAAAATGGGGCGGGGTGGGTATGTTTCGCTTGAGGTCATCGAAAGGATTTGCAGGTACTTCAATTGTCAACCTAATGACATAATTATGTACATCCCCGCCGCAAGGGAGGAAAACCAAAATGCAGCGCAGGTTTAA
- a CDS encoding HIRAN domain-containing protein, which yields MQRQIALTLAHSLMKARHLKREEALKLAWKVARADKLRTRVHGVSFGNRQRLLQRLAQYSPELVQFTLVREKNNRTDSNAIAVVATVAGKGSAVIGYIRKTAAQVLAPVLDRLGGRLEAHLERITCANTYYGATISFSFNQNCRERAA from the coding sequence ATGCAAAGACAAATAGCCTTAACCCTGGCGCACAGCCTGATGAAGGCCCGCCACCTGAAGCGGGAGGAAGCCCTCAAGTTGGCCTGGAAGGTAGCCCGGGCGGACAAGCTCAGGACCAGAGTACATGGCGTCAGCTTCGGCAATCGGCAGCGACTGCTGCAGCGCCTGGCACAGTACAGCCCGGAGCTGGTACAATTCACCCTGGTACGGGAGAAGAACAACCGGACCGACAGCAATGCCATAGCTGTGGTGGCCACAGTGGCCGGTAAAGGCAGTGCGGTAATTGGCTACATACGGAAGACGGCAGCCCAGGTGCTGGCACCGGTACTGGACCGGCTGGGTGGCCGGCTGGAGGCCCACCTGGAACGTATCACTTGTGCCAATACCTACTACGGCGCAACCATTAGCTTTAGCTTCAACCAAAACTGCAGGGAGCGGGCAGCGTAA
- a CDS encoding DUF6809 family protein: MKRNNGPSVLAWSHMVAGDFLTDLTDFFYSRHDRIQLSRKYMNYNDDVANYYDKLLATQLSEEQKRLLHKLIDATDYRESEVLDIAYGRGFSDGVRFVIQALCISS, encoded by the coding sequence ATGAAACGCAATAATGGACCCAGTGTACTGGCCTGGTCCCACATGGTAGCCGGTGACTTTCTGACGGATCTTACGGACTTCTTCTATAGCCGGCATGATAGGATACAGTTGTCCCGCAAGTATATGAATTATAACGATGATGTAGCCAATTATTACGACAAGCTTTTGGCAACGCAGCTGAGTGAAGAGCAGAAAAGGCTACTGCACAAGCTGATAGACGCGACAGACTACAGGGAAAGCGAGGTGCTGGATATAGCCTATGGCCGGGGCTTTAGCGATGGTGTGCGGTTTGTGATACAGGCCCTGTGCATATCAAGTTAG
- a CDS encoding tyrosine-type recombinase/integrase produces the protein MAFLAGKRGHGEGTIVKRPDGRWMAQISIGADPSTGKPKRMTKYFKTRKEAQEWLARVQHEQVTGAFVEPAKITLGEWLIRWLDVYVKPKVKPSSYVNYLDVAQKHIIPALGSSFLQSLRTNAIQEFYNQKHENGRLDGQGGLSPRIIHLIHQVLNGCLKQAVRERLITNNPAEYTTRPSLKYREMSPLSAEEVRLYLEAAKEDRLYAAFLLEVSTGLRRGELLALTWDCIDLMGGTLVVKRTLARVRIADTGKSVLLFSEPKTESGKRSIPLLPEVVQELKKHRARQAQEKLFFGQEYQDQNLVFATPLGTPIEPRNFHRKHSQVLRKAGLRHVRLHDLRHTFATILLQEGENPENLRDLLGHTKTSTTLDLYCHSTLEGKKKAVSKLQGVLFSEKNKNTSSGT, from the coding sequence GTGGCATTTTTGGCTGGCAAGCGCGGACATGGTGAGGGGACCATTGTAAAGCGGCCTGACGGTAGGTGGATGGCTCAAATAAGTATTGGAGCGGACCCATCTACTGGCAAGCCCAAAAGGATGACTAAATACTTTAAAACCCGCAAAGAGGCACAGGAGTGGTTGGCACGGGTGCAGCATGAGCAGGTGACTGGAGCTTTTGTAGAGCCGGCAAAAATAACTCTGGGGGAGTGGTTAATCAGGTGGTTAGATGTGTATGTTAAACCCAAAGTAAAACCGTCCAGCTATGTGAATTATTTGGATGTGGCACAAAAACACATAATTCCCGCACTGGGCTCAAGTTTTTTGCAATCCTTGCGGACAAACGCCATTCAAGAATTTTACAATCAGAAGCACGAGAATGGCCGCCTGGACGGCCAGGGGGGGTTATCACCAAGAATAATTCACCTAATACACCAGGTGCTGAATGGTTGTCTCAAGCAGGCTGTCAGAGAAAGGTTGATTACCAATAATCCGGCAGAATATACCACCAGGCCTAGCTTAAAATACCGTGAGATGTCACCACTTTCAGCGGAAGAAGTGAGGCTTTATCTTGAGGCGGCAAAAGAGGACAGGCTTTATGCAGCTTTTTTGTTAGAGGTATCTACAGGCTTGCGGCGGGGGGAGTTGCTGGCCTTAACCTGGGACTGTATTGACCTGATGGGTGGAACACTTGTGGTAAAGCGGACACTTGCCCGGGTGCGAATAGCAGATACAGGTAAGTCTGTGCTATTATTCTCTGAACCGAAAACGGAAAGCGGAAAGCGATCCATTCCTCTACTCCCGGAAGTGGTTCAGGAACTGAAGAAGCACAGGGCACGCCAGGCCCAGGAAAAACTTTTCTTCGGGCAGGAATACCAGGACCAAAACCTGGTTTTTGCCACCCCATTGGGAACACCGATAGAACCACGCAATTTTCACCGTAAACACTCGCAGGTATTACGCAAGGCAGGTTTAAGACACGTCAGGTTGCATGACCTACGGCATACTTTTGCCACAATATTACTGCAGGAAGGAGAAAACCCGGAAAACCTGCGGGATCTGCTGGGACATACAAAGACAAGCACAACTCTTGACCTGTACTGTCACTCCACACTGGAAGGAAAAAAGAAGGCTGTTTCGAAATTACAAGGAGTGCTTTTCAGTGAAAAAAATAAAAACACCTCTTCTGGGACTTGA
- a CDS encoding PspA/IM30 family protein, whose product MGLFSKLKDLLEANFRDLIDKAEDPEKMLNLYIERAMEQLKEFNLQVNRAVADEMQLRQKISATESEIQSWLSQAKVAVQQNRDDLARIALERKQAAEQKLGDLKLQLAEQEKVVAELRSSYRQLEEKLQKARDEREKLVLRQRRAKAMKEAGQAVQKLSQLDALSDFERMRDKVDRLEAEARATNLAVNNTLEDEFARLQAEAGKAAVEDELAALKKQLGKE is encoded by the coding sequence ATGGGACTGTTCAGTAAACTGAAGGATCTCTTGGAAGCCAATTTCCGCGACCTGATTGACAAAGCGGAAGACCCGGAAAAAATGCTCAACCTGTACATTGAGCGGGCCATGGAACAGCTGAAAGAGTTCAACCTGCAGGTCAACCGGGCCGTGGCCGACGAAATGCAGCTGCGGCAAAAAATCTCCGCCACCGAAAGCGAAATCCAGTCCTGGCTCAGCCAGGCCAAAGTGGCCGTGCAGCAAAACCGGGACGACCTGGCCCGTATCGCTTTAGAGCGCAAACAGGCCGCCGAGCAAAAGCTGGGCGACCTGAAACTGCAGCTGGCCGAGCAGGAAAAAGTGGTGGCCGAACTGCGCTCCAGCTACCGCCAGCTGGAAGAAAAGCTGCAAAAGGCCCGCGACGAGCGGGAAAAACTGGTGCTGCGCCAGCGGCGGGCCAAAGCCATGAAAGAAGCCGGTCAGGCCGTGCAAAAGCTTTCCCAGCTGGATGCCCTGAGCGACTTCGAGCGCATGCGCGACAAGGTGGACCGGCTGGAAGCCGAGGCCCGGGCCACCAATCTGGCGGTGAACAACACCCTGGAGGACGAGTTTGCCCGCCTGCAGGCCGAGGCCGGCAAGGCGGCCGTGGAAGACGAACTGGCCGCCCTGAAAAAGCAGCTGGGCAAAGAGTAG
- a CDS encoding DUF350 domain-containing protein: MLWQLESALTCFVITTALVLLTIYIFTKLTRYNDWEEIAQGNVAAALALGGKILGMANIMHYAILSNTGALDTVLWGLLGMVLLLLVYPVFEWLTPRLNVNREIARGNVAVGALSMVFSLSVSFIIGASIF; the protein is encoded by the coding sequence TTGCTCTGGCAACTGGAATCGGCCCTGACCTGTTTTGTGATCACAACCGCCCTGGTGCTTTTGACCATCTATATCTTTACAAAGCTCACCCGCTACAATGACTGGGAGGAAATTGCCCAAGGCAACGTGGCGGCAGCGCTGGCCCTGGGCGGCAAGATCCTGGGCATGGCCAACATCATGCACTATGCCATTTTGAGCAACACGGGCGCACTGGACACAGTGCTCTGGGGCCTTTTGGGCATGGTGCTGCTGCTTTTGGTTTACCCGGTCTTTGAATGGCTGACACCGCGCCTCAATGTCAACCGGGAAATCGCCCGGGGCAACGTGGCGGTGGGTGCACTATCTATGGTCTTCTCCCTATCGGTGAGCTTTATCATTGGCGCCAGCATCTTTTAA
- a CDS encoding adenylosuccinate synthase has protein sequence MASVVVVGAQWGDEGKGKITDFLAARADLVVRYQGGNNAGHTVVADGKEFKLHLIPSGILYPEKMCLVGNGVVLDPAVFLQEIDRLTEQGISTANLRISPRTQVIMPYHRKLDLCEEKRRGAGKIGTTGRGIGPAYVDKAARVGIRVCELIDPPAFAQRLQAVLKDKNELLEKYYGESGFDYQALYDEYVAYGRRLAPFVADVSVIIDEALQAGRHVLFEGAQGTLLDVDHGTYPYVTSSYPVAAGACHGSGVGPTRIDRVIGVAKAYVTRVGEGPFPTELCDATGEYLRQKGHEFGTTTGRPRRCGWFDAVIARYAVRINGLSSLAITKLDVLTGLDTLRLCVGYEYRGQIIRDLPATLTQLAECKPVYEELPGWQEDIGTVRRYEDLPANARRYLERIVELCGVPVCIIGVGPGREQTLVLQELF, from the coding sequence ATGGCATCGGTAGTTGTAGTAGGTGCCCAGTGGGGAGACGAAGGAAAAGGGAAGATCACAGACTTTCTGGCCGCCCGGGCCGACCTGGTGGTGCGTTACCAGGGCGGCAACAACGCCGGCCACACGGTGGTGGCGGACGGCAAGGAGTTCAAGCTGCACCTCATTCCTTCCGGCATCCTGTACCCGGAGAAAATGTGCCTGGTGGGCAACGGCGTGGTGCTGGACCCGGCGGTCTTTCTGCAAGAGATTGACCGGCTGACCGAGCAGGGAATTTCCACCGCCAACCTGCGCATCAGCCCGCGCACCCAGGTGATCATGCCCTACCACCGCAAACTGGATCTATGCGAGGAAAAGCGGCGGGGAGCGGGTAAAATAGGCACCACCGGCCGGGGTATCGGCCCGGCTTATGTGGATAAAGCGGCCCGCGTGGGCATAAGGGTCTGCGAGCTGATTGACCCGCCCGCTTTTGCCCAGCGCCTGCAGGCGGTATTGAAAGATAAAAACGAGCTGCTGGAAAAGTATTACGGGGAAAGCGGTTTTGACTACCAGGCCCTGTATGATGAATATGTGGCATACGGCCGCCGGCTGGCCCCCTTTGTGGCCGACGTGTCGGTGATCATAGATGAAGCGCTGCAGGCAGGCCGCCACGTGCTCTTTGAAGGAGCCCAGGGCACACTGCTGGACGTTGACCACGGTACCTACCCCTATGTGACATCCTCCTACCCGGTGGCGGCCGGTGCCTGCCACGGCAGCGGCGTGGGACCCACCCGCATTGACCGGGTGATTGGCGTGGCCAAGGCCTATGTCACCCGGGTGGGCGAGGGGCCTTTCCCCACCGAACTGTGCGACGCCACCGGTGAGTACCTGCGGCAAAAGGGGCACGAATTCGGCACCACCACCGGCCGGCCGCGCCGCTGCGGCTGGTTTGACGCGGTGATCGCCCGTTACGCCGTACGCATCAACGGCCTGTCCAGCCTGGCCATTACCAAGCTGGATGTGTTGACTGGATTGGACACTTTACGCCTGTGCGTGGGCTATGAGTACCGGGGACAGATTATCCGCGACCTGCCGGCCACCTTGACCCAGCTGGCCGAATGCAAGCCAGTATATGAAGAACTGCCCGGCTGGCAGGAAGACATCGGTACTGTACGGCGCTACGAGGACCTGCCGGCCAACGCCCGCCGCTACTTAGAGCGCATCGTGGAGCTGTGCGGCGTGCCCGTGTGCATCATCGGCGTGGGCCCGGGACGGGAACAAACGCTGGTGCTGCAGGAGCTGTTTTAA
- a CDS encoding NAD(P)/FAD-dependent oxidoreductase, with amino-acid sequence MQKSYDVVIVGAGPAGIFAALELTRQKPGVKVLILEKGRNLDQRFCPSKEKNNQCYHCRPCSTVCGWGGAGAFSDGKLTLSTEIGGTLDQYIGESALQEMIQYVDETYLEFGAPNQVFGLEQQAEIEKFQRQAVHAELKLIPVVIRHLGTGRCMKILQNMQNHLLAAGVEIRTQCPVAEVLVEDNTARGVRLQSGEVISAGQVILAPGREGAEWLAGEARKLGLTTEINPVDIGVRVEVPAAVMEPLTKVFYEAKFIYYSKTFDDKVRTFCMNPYGEVVLENNDGLITVNGHSHAYKKTKNTNFAILVSKTFTEPFKEPIAYGKYIASLANLLGGGVIVQRLGDLLAGQRTNQSRLAKSLTVPTLAEATPGDLSLVFPYRHLVAIVEMLKALDQIAPGVYSRYTLLYGVEVKFYSSRLTLTPQLETAVQNLFAAGDGAGVTRGLVQASAAGVIAAREILRRL; translated from the coding sequence TTGCAAAAAAGTTACGACGTAGTCATTGTCGGCGCCGGCCCGGCCGGGATTTTTGCCGCTTTGGAGCTTACCAGGCAAAAACCCGGCGTCAAAGTGCTGATCCTGGAAAAGGGCCGCAATCTGGATCAGCGGTTTTGTCCCTCCAAGGAGAAAAATAACCAGTGCTACCACTGCCGGCCCTGTTCCACGGTCTGCGGCTGGGGCGGCGCCGGCGCTTTCAGCGACGGCAAGTTGACCCTTTCCACGGAAATCGGCGGTACGCTGGATCAGTATATCGGCGAAAGCGCCCTGCAGGAAATGATCCAGTATGTGGACGAAACCTACCTGGAGTTCGGCGCGCCCAACCAGGTTTTTGGCCTGGAACAGCAGGCTGAGATAGAAAAATTCCAGCGCCAGGCCGTGCACGCCGAGCTCAAGCTCATCCCGGTGGTCATCCGGCACCTGGGCACGGGCCGCTGCATGAAGATTTTGCAAAACATGCAAAACCACCTGCTGGCGGCCGGAGTGGAGATTCGCACCCAGTGCCCCGTGGCCGAAGTGCTCGTAGAAGATAACACTGCCCGGGGCGTGCGCCTGCAAAGCGGTGAAGTCATTTCCGCCGGGCAGGTGATTTTAGCTCCCGGCCGGGAGGGTGCGGAGTGGCTGGCGGGCGAAGCCAGAAAGCTGGGCCTGACCACCGAGATCAACCCGGTGGACATCGGCGTGCGCGTGGAAGTACCGGCCGCGGTGATGGAACCGCTGACCAAGGTATTTTACGAAGCCAAGTTCATTTATTATTCCAAGACTTTTGATGATAAAGTGCGCACCTTTTGCATGAACCCTTACGGCGAAGTGGTACTGGAAAACAACGACGGCCTGATCACGGTCAACGGCCACTCCCACGCCTACAAAAAGACCAAAAACACCAACTTCGCCATTCTGGTCAGCAAGACCTTTACCGAACCATTCAAAGAGCCCATTGCCTATGGCAAATACATCGCCAGCCTGGCCAACCTGCTGGGCGGCGGGGTGATTGTGCAGCGCCTGGGCGACCTGCTGGCCGGCCAGCGTACCAACCAGAGCCGTCTGGCCAAGAGCCTGACCGTGCCCACACTGGCCGAGGCCACGCCGGGAGACCTGAGCCTGGTCTTCCCTTACCGTCACCTGGTGGCCATAGTGGAAATGCTCAAAGCGCTGGACCAGATTGCCCCGGGCGTCTATTCGCGCTACACGCTGCTCTACGGCGTGGAAGTGAAGTTTTACTCTTCCCGCCTGACTCTGACCCCACAGCTGGAAACCGCGGTGCAAAACCTGTTTGCCGCCGGCGACGGGGCCGGGGTAACGCGCGGCCTGGTACAGGCTTCCGCCGCCGGCGTAATTGCGGCGCGGGAAATCCTGCGGCGGCTCTAA